Proteins encoded by one window of Arabidopsis thaliana chromosome 2, partial sequence:
- a CDS encoding alpha/beta-Hydrolases superfamily protein (alpha/beta-Hydrolases superfamily protein; FUNCTIONS IN: serine-type carboxypeptidase activity; INVOLVED IN: proteolysis; LOCATED IN: endomembrane system; EXPRESSED IN: petal, leaf whorl, sepal, flower, carpel; EXPRESSED DURING: petal differentiation and expansion stage; CONTAINS InterPro DOMAIN/s: Peptidase S10, serine carboxypeptidase (InterPro:IPR001563); BEST Arabidopsis thaliana protein match is: sinapoylglucose 1 (TAIR:AT2G22990.5); Has 1608 Blast hits to 1423 proteins in 125 species: Archae - 0; Bacteria - 4; Metazoa - 175; Fungi - 63; Plants - 1275; Viruses - 0; Other Eukaryotes - 91 (source: NCBI BLink).), which yields MRTFSPKLLLLLLLVLRHHAESGSIVKFLPGFEGPLPFELETGYIGIAKYWANDERVREALQIRKGSIGKWIRCNSNIHYDDDIISSIPYHMNNSINGYRSLIYSGDHDMEVPFLATEAWIRSLNYPIIDDWRPWIINNQIAGYTMTYANKMTYATIKGGGHTAEYKPAESFIMFQRWISGQPL from the exons atgagaacttTTTCACCCAAgttgctgcttcttcttttacttgttttaaGACATCATGCTGAATCTGGCTCTATCGTCAAGTTTCTTCCCGGTTTTGAAGGCCCTCTTCCTTTCGAACTTGAAACCGG GTACATCGGtattg CTAAATATTGGGCCAATGACGAGAGGGTACGTGAAGCTCTTCAAATAAGAAAG GGAAGTATAGGAAAATGGATACGATGTAATTCGAATATACATTACGATGACGACATTATTAGCAGCATACCATATCATATGAATAACAGCATCAACGGATACCGATCTCTTATTTACAG TGGTGATCACGATATGGAGGTACCTTTCCTTGCAACTGAAGCTTGGATAAGATCTCTTAATTATCCTATTATTGATGATTGGAGGCCTTGGATAATAAACAATCAGATTGCTGG ATACACGATGACCTATGCCAATAAGATGACATATGCTACTATCAag GGAGGTGGACACACTGCAGAGTATAAACCAGCGGAGAGCTTTATCATGTTCCAACGATGGATCAGTGGCCAGCCTCTGTAA